The DNA sequence CCCAGAAGCTGATCGTCGGCCCCTGGTTCCACGGACAGACGGACGGTTTCGATCTCGGCGCCGAGCGGGTCCGCTGGTTCGATCGCTGGCTCAAGGGAATCGACAACGGCATCGACCGCGAGCCGCCGATCCGCTATTACGTGATCGACGGCGAGCCGGGGCGCGAGTGGCGGACGGCCACGACGTGGCCGCTGCCCGAAGCGCAGCCCGTGGCCTACTACCTCCGTGAAGGTCGCTCGGAAAGCAGTGGCTCCCGAAACGATGGACGGCTCCTGACCGCCGCACCGACGGTCGCCACGGCGGCGGACAGCCAACGGGTCGACACCACGGCCACACTCGGTCCAGGCAACCGATGGGCCAACACCTACGGTGGAGCCGTTGGCTATCCCGACCTCGCGGCCAACGACGCCAAGGGGTTCACGTTCACGACGGCGCCACTCGCGAGGCCCGTCACGGTGGTCGGGCACCCGGTGGTGCACCTGTGGGTGACGTCCAGCGCCCACGATGCCGATGTGATGGTCTATCTCGAAGAAGTGGACGCCGCAGGCCGTTCAACTTACGTGACCGAGGGTGTGCTCCGCGCGTCGCACCGCAAGCTCGGCATGCCGCCCTTCAAGAACTTCGGACTGCCGTGGCCAAGGAGCCATCGTGAGGACGTCGCGCCGCTTCCTGCGGAGCCGACCGAGCTGGTATTCGATCTCCATCCAACGGCCAAGCGGTTCCGGGTCGGCCACCGGATTCGGGTTACCGTTCAAGGCGCCGACCGGGACACCCATCTTGCGGTGCATCCGAATCCGCCCCCGACCGTGGCGGTATGGCGCGATGCCAGCCGCCCGTCGCGCGTCATCCTGCCGGTCGTGCCCAGCTCATAGCCGCCCGGCCGAGAGGTTGAGCGACGCGCGTCCGACGCCCTATCCCAGGACCCGGCGGAATCGGTCGATCAGGTCGCGCACGGGCACCACAAAGCCGCGCTGGTTCATCGGGTCGGAAACGCCTTGAGAACTTCCCGCGTCAGATCCCAGGCGTCAAATCCCTGGCGTCCGTAATCCAAGCCACGGCGCACGATCACCAGATCATGCGAAGGAACGATGATCGTGTACTGTCCGCGATTGCCGCGAGTGGCGTAAGCATTGGCCGGGATCTCACCTTTACGGTTGTCAGGCACCAGCCAGAACTGCCCGCCGTAGTCGTGCCCGCGCACTGCGCTCGAGGGTGCCGGCGTGCGCACAAAGCGAATCCAATCCTCCGAGATGATTCGCTGCCCGTCCCACACCCCGTTGTTCAGGTAGAGCAGCCCAAAGCGCGCCAGGTCTCGCGCGTTGGTGTAGATCTGGCTGCTCAGGATGAAGTCGCCGAAGCGATCGGTGCTCACCAGCGTGTTTCGCATCCCGATCCGGTCGAACAGCGCCTTGCGCGGCCAGTCCAGGTAGGCCTGCTCGCTGCCTAACGCGAGCTTCATGCGGTAGGTCGCCAGGATCGTATCGTAATTCTCATAGTCCCAGCTCGTGCCGGGCTTCCGGATCAAGGCTCGGTCGCGCGCTTGGTCGACGGAGCTCACGCCGGCCCAGTACGACATGCCCGAGCCCGTTGCGTACTCGAGCCCGGCGTTGTCGATCGGATAGAGGCCGCTCGCCATGTTGAGCACGTGGCGGAGGGTAATCGCGTTCCGCGGATCGTCGGCCGGGCTCTCCGCTTTGGGCAGCCACTCGATACCGAGCGGCTCGTCGAGCGCGAGCTTGCCCTGATCGACCAGGATGCCAATCAGGGTGGAGGCAATGCTCTTGGCGGTCGACCAGGTGCGGGTCCGGGTACTCACATTCACGCCAGGTGCGTAGCGCTCGTGGATGATCTGGCCCTTGTGCACGACGAGCAGGCTCAGGGTAATCTGCTCCCTGCTCGACCGATTGAAGGACCAGTCCGAGGCCGCCTGGAGCGCGGATGCGCTGATCCCCGCCGGGAGCGGCCGAGACTCGACCTTGTCGCCGTTAGGCCACGGAATCGTGGCGGGATCTCCCGACAGTGGCGGCGTGGACAATCTGGGCAGCTCGTCGATGCTGTCGAAGGTCTGGTCGGGTGCCATGACGACACAGCCGATGCCCTCACGGTACGCGGCCCGCACCGTCGGGGCGCCCCCCGCCGGCAACCCGATCGCGACGGCCTTTCGCACCTGATCCACGGTATAATCCCCGCCCCTTGCAGTACCGACAACGCCCGAGACGAGCTTCAGCTCCTGATCGAAGATCTGCTCCAGCGTCCGATGCGATGTGAAGAGGCCGTTGCACATCAGGACCGCCTGCTGACCGCGCTGGATCATGACGCGTTGCGGGGTCCAGTAGTCGAATCGGTCGGGCGTCTGGGCCAGGAGCGCCGAAGGGACGAGAGCCGCAATGAGGAAGGAGCGCATAGCTGGCCTGGGTTCTGAGTTGGTTCCGGACGCGGGCGTGAGGGGAATCCGCCGACCGACAAATGTCAGTCTACGCGCCAGCCCACGCCAGTCCCGGCGGCCGGGCACCGATCGGGCGCTCCTCCCTGTGGTTTCTTGCCTGATATGTACGAATTAGCCATATTCATACATATGAAGACGACGCTGAACATCGATGACCATCTGCTGACCGAGGCCCGCCGGCTCACCGGGATCGCGGAAAAGACCGAACTGGTTCGCGCCGGCCTCGAATCATTGATCGAACGGGAAAGCGCTCGGCGGCTCGCCCGCCTCGGCGGGTCCGAGCCAGGCCTGCGCCCGGTCCCTCGGCGACGCTCCCGGGCGCGCCGCGCCTCGTGATCCTGGTCGACACATCGGTCTGGATCGATCACCTCCGCCGGGGCAACGACCAGCTGGCATTGCTGCTCGAGGCAGGCACCGTTGCCTGCCACCCGTTCGTCATCGGGGAGATTGCCTGCGGGACACTCCGAAATCGGAGCCGCGTGCTCGACCTGCTGGCCCGTCTCCCGTCGACGTCGGTAGCCACGCATGAGGAGGTCATGGCGTTCAACGAGGTCCATCGTCTGATGGGACTCGGACTGGGGTACATCGATCTTCACCTGCTGGCCGCGGCATCCCTCGATCGAGTCGCCTTCTGGACCCTGGACAAGCGCCTCGAGGGGGTGGCCCGCGCCCTGGGCCTGCCCAAACCGTAGTGCTGCCCGCTTCAGCACGTACCGGCTTCTGCCAGCGTGCAACCGTTCTTAGCTTTGAACTGTCCAAGACTGAGTACTATCAGGTCCGTTGATCCACCAGTCAATCCCGGAAAACTGCTATGCTCCGTCCCGCTGTTGTCGCGCTGTTGACCTCTCTCGTCGGCACCACCCTCGCCGGCCAAGCCCCCGAACCACGCGTCGACTCGCTCTTTGCCATGCAGCGTCACAATGACCGAGCCGGTTGCGCGGTTGGAGTCGTCAAAGCCGGCAAGCAGATCTTCGCCAAGGGCTACGGCATGGCGGACATTGCGCAGGGTCTCGCGATCACGCCGCACTCGGTCTTCCACGTTGCGTCGGTGTCGAAACAGTTTGCCGGCATGAGCCTCGTGCTCCTGGCCCAGGCGGGCAAACTCTCGCTCGACGACGACGTCCGGAAGTATCTCCCCGACCTTCCGTCCTATGGGGCGCCACTCACGATTCGTCAGTTTCTCAACCACACCAGCGGCATCCGCGATCAGTGGAACCTATTGATGACATCGGGTTGGCGGCTCGGTGACGACCTCGTGAGCGAGCAGGACGTGGTCGACATCGTCAATCGGCAGCGGGGCCTCAACTTCGCGCCGAACACGTCCTGGAACTACAGCAACACGGGCTTTACCCTGGCCGGGCTGATCGTCAAGAAGGTGACCGGACAGACCCTGCGTCAGTTTGCCGACTCCGCGCTGTTCAAGCCGCTCGGCATGACCCAGACCCATTTCCACGACGACAATCTCCATATCGTGCCGCTCCGGACCCGGGGTCACACCTTCCGCAACGGCGAGTGGAAGGAGACCAATCCGAACTACTCGAACGCCGGCGCCACCAGCCTGTTCACGACCGTGACCGACCTGACTCGCTGGCAGGATCAGCTCACCAACGGCGTCGTGGGCGGCCGAGCCGGCATCGACATGCTCGCCACCCGCGGGGTCCTCGCCAACGGCGACACCCTTTCCTATGCGTTAGGCATCTTCGTGGGCACCTACCGCGGCGCCCCGACGCTCAGCCACAGCGGCGGGGACCCGGGCTATTCCTCATACCTTGTCAATTTCCCGCGGACCGGCTCGGGCGTTGCGGTGCTCTGCAATAGTTCCGGGACGACGAACCCCGGTCGTCTGGCCGAACAGATCGCGGACATTCTGCTCGCCGACGAACTGGGCCCGGAACCGCCGGTGCCCGCGCAGGCCACCGCCGCCGCAGTTGCGAAACACCTCGGCCTCTACTGGAGCGACAGCACCGAGGGGACCGGCTCGATCGTGGTCGAAAGCGATGGCGCCGGGTGGCGGTCGCTGGGCGGCAACGTCACGAGGCTTCGAGTCTCGGGTACCGAAGGCAAATTGCTGCTGGGCAACGGACCCGCATCGCTCACGCTCCGCCCCGATGGCACGGTCCTGATGCGTGCCGGCACCGGCGAAACCAGCATCTATCGCAAGGTGGCGCCGTGGACCCCGACCCCGGCCGCACGCGCCGCGTTGGTGGGCCGCTACCACAGCGAGGAGCTCAACGTGACCTGGGAAATCAAGGCCGCGGGCGACACCCTGACCCTGCACCGCTGGAAGTTTCCACCCGCACGACTCAATCCGGTGTTCGAGGAGATGTACACGTCGTCCGGTCAGCTCGGCTTCGTGCTTCGACCAATCCGTGGCAGGGATGGCAAGGTTGCGGCGATCACGGCCGGCTCAGGGCGCGTCGTGGGCATGAGGTTCGATCGCGTCGCGAAGTAGCTGAGCCCGGGCCTGGCATCGAACCGGAGGGTGGCTGATTGGACCTGAGCGTTATTGAGTTGCGGTCGCCTCGGGCCCCCGCGACTCGGCGCTGATCTGCCGGATCGCGCCGAGATGGTAGCCCAGGTGAATCACGCTGCCGAGCACCCCGTCGAGCTCGATACCGCTGATCTCGCGGGGCGAGGCCAGGGCCTCCGCCCATCCGGCAAGTTCGCTTGCCAGCTCGTCGCGCAGTGCGGCCCAGCGCGCCTCGCTGACGGTGGTCGTAGCCCAGGCCGCGGTCCAGTCGGCGTCGCCAAATGGGTTCTCCCCCGCGGCCCAGCGATTCAGCAGCGAGATACCATAGCGGAGGTGGTCAACGTGCCCGGCAATCGTAGCACCGCCGCCTGACGACCGGGACGCCTCCATCGCCGAGAGTTTGTCGAGCGAGTCGAGCAGGCCGGGATCGCCCGGGTTCAGCACGAATCCGGAGCCGTCCCGGGTGCCGTGCACCAGCTCCCGGAGCAGCGACGAGAGGCTGCGGGCAAGATCATTCGAATGCATGGTGCGACCCTCCCTCGACCCCGTGACTCGTCCGGTCAGTCTATGCGCAGCGTTCCGGCCAGCGCCGGCAAGCCCTCATCGAAATTGAACTCGACTCGAAGGTCGAAGGTTCCGCGTCGCTCTCGGGTGGTCAGGGTTTGACGAAGCGAGATCGTCGCACCAGGCAGGATGGTCTCGATCGCGCCGAGCGGGGTGCAGAGGTCCAGCCGCTCGAGGACCAGGGCGCCGGGCTCCGACCCGCCGCCGTTGCCGACGGTGACCTTGAGCGGACGGCAGCCGCGGGTCTGCAGATCGATCGACTCCTTGCCGAGGTTCGTCAGGTCGACTCGGACGTCGAACTGCTGGTTCGTTGTCACGCTCCCGGGCTCGATCGACAGAACGGCACGCAGGTCGCCGTTATCGAACGAGGGGCCGGCAGAAGCACAGCCGACCGCGAACCCACCCCCAACCAGCACGAAG is a window from the Gemmatimonadales bacterium genome containing:
- a CDS encoding serine hydrolase — translated: MRSFLIAALVPSALLAQTPDRFDYWTPQRVMIQRGQQAVLMCNGLFTSHRTLEQIFDQELKLVSGVVGTARGGDYTVDQVRKAVAIGLPAGGAPTVRAAYREGIGCVVMAPDQTFDSIDELPRLSTPPLSGDPATIPWPNGDKVESRPLPAGISASALQAASDWSFNRSSREQITLSLLVVHKGQIIHERYAPGVNVSTRTRTWSTAKSIASTLIGILVDQGKLALDEPLGIEWLPKAESPADDPRNAITLRHVLNMASGLYPIDNAGLEYATGSGMSYWAGVSSVDQARDRALIRKPGTSWDYENYDTILATYRMKLALGSEQAYLDWPRKALFDRIGMRNTLVSTDRFGDFILSSQIYTNARDLARFGLLYLNNGVWDGQRIISEDWIRFVRTPAPSSAVRGHDYGGQFWLVPDNRKGEIPANAYATRGNRGQYTIIVPSHDLVIVRRGLDYGRQGFDAWDLTREVLKAFPTR
- a CDS encoding type II toxin-antitoxin system VapB family antitoxin encodes the protein MKTTLNIDDHLLTEARRLTGIAEKTELVRAGLESLIERESARRLARLGGSEPGLRPVPRRRSRARRAS
- a CDS encoding type II toxin-antitoxin system VapC family toxin, which codes for MILVDTSVWIDHLRRGNDQLALLLEAGTVACHPFVIGEIACGTLRNRSRVLDLLARLPSTSVATHEEVMAFNEVHRLMGLGLGYIDLHLLAAASLDRVAFWTLDKRLEGVARALGLPKP
- a CDS encoding beta-lactamase family protein — translated: MLRPAVVALLTSLVGTTLAGQAPEPRVDSLFAMQRHNDRAGCAVGVVKAGKQIFAKGYGMADIAQGLAITPHSVFHVASVSKQFAGMSLVLLAQAGKLSLDDDVRKYLPDLPSYGAPLTIRQFLNHTSGIRDQWNLLMTSGWRLGDDLVSEQDVVDIVNRQRGLNFAPNTSWNYSNTGFTLAGLIVKKVTGQTLRQFADSALFKPLGMTQTHFHDDNLHIVPLRTRGHTFRNGEWKETNPNYSNAGATSLFTTVTDLTRWQDQLTNGVVGGRAGIDMLATRGVLANGDTLSYALGIFVGTYRGAPTLSHSGGDPGYSSYLVNFPRTGSGVAVLCNSSGTTNPGRLAEQIADILLADELGPEPPVPAQATAAAVAKHLGLYWSDSTEGTGSIVVESDGAGWRSLGGNVTRLRVSGTEGKLLLGNGPASLTLRPDGTVLMRAGTGETSIYRKVAPWTPTPAARAALVGRYHSEELNVTWEIKAAGDTLTLHRWKFPPARLNPVFEEMYTSSGQLGFVLRPIRGRDGKVAAITAGSGRVVGMRFDRVAK